The Amycolatopsis sp. NBC_01480 genome segment GGCGCCGGAATCGATCATCGGCCTGCTGCCCACCGGCGCTTCGCTGAACACGCAGAACGTGCTCAAGCAGTTCGACTCCGTGCCGATCGACCCGAACGCGGGCGCCTTCCCGACCCCGTCGACCCCGCCGGCCGGTAACTGAGGGCACCGCGGCCCGGACGCCGGAACCACGGGCGGCTCCCGGCCGTCCACACTCGAACACACCTCGGGTGAAGTGGAGGGCGTTGTGGCCCCAGGGCAGAGCGCGTTGCGGATCGACGGCGTCGTCGTCGGTGGCTACGCGGAGAAGGTCGCACAGGCGGCAGAGGAGCTGGACGCCGCGGCGGCCGACGTGGGCGCCGGCGCGAGTGCCGCCGAGCCGTTCGGCGAACTGGGCGGCCGGCTCGGCGTGGGCCAGTCGTACACGCGGGCGTCGGACGCGCTCCGGCAGCAGCTCGCCACCGGGGCCGTCGCGCTCCGGTCGGCGGCGGCCGCGCTGGAGCAGCTCGCCTCGGGCCACGCGCAGCGTGACGCCGACGCGGCCGAGCAGATCAACCGCGCCGGGAGGACCTCGTGACCGAGCCGTCGCTCACGTTCGTCTCGGAGCTCGCGCGCGAGCTCGGCGCGACCGACCCCGTCGAGACGTACTACCGGCCGCTCGTCGGCCAGTGGGAGGAGCTGGGCGCGGAGGCCGAACGCCTGCGGGCGGCGGCGAAGACCGCGGCCGGCGCTTCGGGTGGCTTGACCGACGAGCTGGGCCGCCTCGACGCGTCCTGGTCCGGCGCGGACGCCGACGCTTTTGTCGCCTACATGGGTGAAATCCGGTCGGCGAGCGAAGGCGTCGAGGACGCCCTCGACGCGCTCGCGGCCGCGCTGGACGAGTTGGTCACCTCCCTGACCGGGATCGTCCACGACGCCGAGGCCGTGCTCGTGGACGCGGCGGATCTGCTGTCCGAATCGGCGATGCTGCCCTCCGGCGGCACCAGCCGGGCCCGCGGGCAGCTGCGTGAGACCGAGCAGTCGGTGAAGTCGCTGCACGACGCCGCCGAGCACCTGCTGCAGGGCTTCGGCCGGCTGTGCGACGGCGTCGACGCGCCGCCCGGCACGGCGTCCACCATCGAGGTCCGGCATCGGTACCCGCAGGAGCAGTTCCGCCTGCACGACGAGGACGCGGCACCGGCCGCGAGTGGTCCGGCACAGGGGACGCTTCCCGCCGATCCGGCGCCGCACAGTGATTCGGCGCAGCCCGCGGCGGCCGCGGCGGCTTCTGCGGCGGGGGAGCCGCCCGCGTCCGCACCGGCCGACGACGCCGTTTCTCCTTCCAGCACAGACGATTCCGTGTCCCCGTCGGCGACCGGCGATCTCCACGACGGCAAGCACAGCGCCGCCTCCCCGGGGATCGAGCAGGGCCAGGCGGGCGCCGTCCCGGACGCGCCGGAGCCGATCGCCACGGCCGCGCCGCCCGCCGCGCAGAGCCAATCCGGCGGAATGGCGATGATGCCGATGATGGGCGGCATGGGCGGAGGTATGGGCGGTGGCGGCGGCGCTACGCAGCACAAGCCGAAGAACCGGACGCCGGCGAACCGGTCGGAGCTGTTCGGCGAGCCGGCCAACGTCACCCCGCCGGTGATCGGCGAGGACCCCAAGAGCCCCAAGAAGCCCGCCAAGAAGCCGAAACCCGGGAACTGACAAAGGGCCCCTCCTCGCGGTGAAAAGCGAGGAGGGGCCCTTTCAGCCCGAGTATTCAGCCGGTCAGCGCGAAGGCGTCGCCGACCGGTTCCGCCGGATCGTGTGCATGACGAACAGCGTGATCAGCAGCGCCATCACCCCGCCGCCGGTGCCGGCCAGCGCGACGATCATCGGCGTGGAGCTCTGGCCGTCGCCGGGCGGCAGCTGGGCGGGCTGCACCATGGGCTTCGGCGTCGCCAGCACGCCGACGTCACCGGGCAGGTTGGCGGTCAGCGCGGCCACCGGGTCGATCACGCCATAGCCGACGTACTCGTCCCGGCCACCCGGTGCCGCCGGGTGCTGCGCCGTCACCTCGAGGCGCT includes the following:
- a CDS encoding WXG100 family type VII secretion target; the protein is MTEPSLTFVSELARELGATDPVETYYRPLVGQWEELGAEAERLRAAAKTAAGASGGLTDELGRLDASWSGADADAFVAYMGEIRSASEGVEDALDALAAALDELVTSLTGIVHDAEAVLVDAADLLSESAMLPSGGTSRARGQLRETEQSVKSLHDAAEHLLQGFGRLCDGVDAPPGTASTIEVRHRYPQEQFRLHDEDAAPAASGPAQGTLPADPAPHSDSAQPAAAAAASAAGEPPASAPADDAVSPSSTDDSVSPSATGDLHDGKHSAASPGIEQGQAGAVPDAPEPIATAAPPAAQSQSGGMAMMPMMGGMGGGMGGGGGATQHKPKNRTPANRSELFGEPANVTPPVIGEDPKSPKKPAKKPKPGN